The following coding sequences are from one Streptomyces dengpaensis window:
- a CDS encoding AMP-dependent synthetase/ligase — translation MGVRKDLKRARKRTDLAIRGTLELVRDAAGTVREVRTARLAPSPATGSTADLPFTNAVEAPDAVVLRRKAQGTWRPVTAAAFAREVTDTAKGLIAAGLEPGGRVAVMSRTRYEWTVLDFAIWAAGGQTVPVYATASAEQVEWIVRDSGARFVIVETAENADTVATGTARHPEPPRVWELDKVAVPELAALGRDIPDEEVTKRRTALTPDTVATVCYTSGTTGKPKGCVLTHANLYAEAANTVELLHPIFKEVTGQIASTLLFLPLAHILGRTLQIACLMARIELGHCPSIKPDELRPALKEFRPTFLVGVPYLFEKIHDTGRATAEKIGRGASFDRADRIGVRFAQAYLNKFLGVGKGPGPGLYAAWALYDLLVYRRIRKEIGGRAHYAISGGSPLDRNLNLFFYAAGIIVYEGYGLTETTAAATIVPPLRPRPGTVGLPVPGTAVRIADDGEVLIKGGIVFGAYWNNPAATDAVLTDDWFATGDLGALDEDGYLTITGRKKDILVTSGGKNVSPAVLEDRLRSRPPVGQCVVVGDNRPYVAALITLDPESVAHWLAVRKWPADTPLSEVVRDPLMRADVQKAVDYANEAVSRPESIRRFTLVEGEFTEDNGLLTPSLKVKRHAVSAAYVAEIEALYGEA, via the coding sequence ATGGGCGTACGCAAGGATCTGAAACGGGCCAGGAAGCGCACCGACCTGGCCATTCGCGGCACGTTGGAACTGGTCAGGGACGCGGCCGGCACCGTGCGCGAGGTGCGAACCGCCCGCCTGGCACCGAGCCCCGCCACCGGCAGCACCGCCGACCTGCCCTTCACCAACGCGGTCGAGGCACCGGACGCCGTCGTCCTGCGCCGCAAGGCCCAGGGCACCTGGCGCCCGGTCACCGCCGCCGCCTTCGCCCGCGAAGTCACCGACACCGCCAAGGGGTTGATCGCGGCGGGCCTCGAACCGGGCGGCCGGGTCGCGGTGATGTCCCGTACACGCTACGAGTGGACGGTCCTCGACTTCGCGATCTGGGCGGCCGGCGGCCAGACCGTCCCGGTCTACGCGACCGCGTCCGCCGAGCAAGTGGAGTGGATCGTACGGGACTCGGGCGCGCGTTTCGTGATCGTCGAGACGGCCGAGAACGCGGACACCGTGGCCACCGGCACGGCCCGGCACCCCGAACCCCCACGTGTCTGGGAGCTGGACAAAGTCGCTGTGCCCGAACTCGCCGCCCTGGGACGGGACATCCCCGACGAGGAGGTCACCAAGCGCCGCACCGCCCTGACCCCCGACACGGTCGCGACGGTCTGCTACACCTCCGGAACCACCGGCAAACCCAAGGGCTGCGTCCTCACGCACGCCAACCTGTACGCCGAGGCCGCCAACACGGTCGAGCTGCTGCACCCCATCTTCAAGGAGGTCACAGGCCAGATCGCCTCGACCCTCCTCTTCCTCCCGCTCGCCCACATCCTGGGCCGCACCCTCCAGATCGCCTGTCTGATGGCCCGGATCGAGCTGGGCCACTGCCCGAGCATCAAGCCGGACGAACTGCGCCCCGCCCTCAAGGAGTTCCGCCCCACCTTCCTCGTCGGCGTCCCGTACCTCTTCGAGAAGATCCACGACACCGGCCGCGCCACCGCCGAGAAGATCGGCCGGGGCGCCTCCTTCGACCGCGCCGACCGCATCGGCGTCCGCTTCGCGCAGGCGTACCTGAACAAGTTCCTCGGCGTGGGCAAGGGGCCCGGGCCCGGCCTGTACGCCGCCTGGGCTCTGTACGACCTGCTGGTGTACCGCCGTATCCGCAAGGAGATCGGGGGCCGGGCGCACTACGCCATCAGCGGAGGCTCCCCGCTCGACCGCAACCTCAACCTTTTCTTCTACGCCGCCGGAATCATCGTCTACGAGGGCTACGGCCTGACCGAGACCACCGCGGCGGCCACCATCGTCCCGCCTCTCCGACCCCGCCCCGGCACGGTCGGCCTGCCGGTCCCGGGCACGGCCGTCCGCATCGCCGACGACGGCGAGGTCCTCATCAAGGGCGGCATCGTCTTCGGCGCCTACTGGAACAACCCGGCCGCGACCGACGCCGTCCTCACCGACGACTGGTTCGCGACCGGCGACCTCGGCGCCCTGGACGAGGACGGCTATCTGACCATCACCGGCCGTAAGAAGGACATCCTCGTCACCTCCGGCGGCAAGAACGTCTCGCCCGCCGTCCTGGAGGACCGGCTGCGCAGCCGCCCGCCCGTCGGCCAGTGCGTCGTCGTCGGCGACAACCGCCCGTACGTGGCGGCCCTGATCACCCTCGACCCCGAGTCCGTCGCCCACTGGCTCGCCGTCCGCAAATGGCCCGCGGACACCCCGCTGTCCGAGGTCGTCCGCGACCCCCTGATGCGCGCCGATGTCCAGAAGGCGGTGGACTACGCCAACGAAGCGGTCTCCCGGCCCGAGTCCATCCGCCGGTTCACTCTGGTGGAGGGCGAGTTCACCGAGGACAACGGCCTGCTCACCCCGTCCCTGAAGGTCAAACGCCACGCGGTGTCGGCGGCGTACGTGGCCGAGATCGAGGCGCTGTACGGCGAGGCATGA
- a CDS encoding rodlin → MKKLWATAAIAASLAGISAAAAPQALAIGNDDGVNTEQGTNAVQSYGNQETHGDMSPQMALIQGSLNKPCVGLPAKANVGSVVGLVPVTAVQDVPVLSAPQNQQCTENSTQIKGDEPLSHILDNIPVLSGNGASNS, encoded by the coding sequence ATGAAGAAGCTGTGGGCGACCGCGGCCATTGCCGCCTCTCTCGCCGGTATCTCAGCTGCCGCCGCTCCCCAGGCGCTGGCGATCGGCAACGACGACGGCGTCAACACCGAGCAGGGCACCAACGCCGTCCAGAGTTACGGCAACCAGGAAACGCACGGCGACATGAGCCCGCAGATGGCGCTCATCCAGGGCTCGCTGAACAAGCCGTGTGTCGGTCTGCCGGCCAAGGCCAACGTGGGCTCGGTCGTCGGCCTGGTGCCGGTCACCGCCGTCCAGGACGTGCCGGTCCTCTCGGCCCCGCAGAACCAGCAGTGCACCGAGAACTCCACCCAGATCAAGGGCGACGAGCCGCTCTCGCACATCCTGGACAACATCCCGGTCCTGTCGGGCAACGGCGCCAGCAACAGCTGA
- a CDS encoding rodlin, producing MIKKVMAAAAVAASVVGASAAAAPQALAIGNDGGVTTENGSGAAQIYGNQYTYGSMSPQMALIQGSLNKPCIGLPAKGNVGSVVGLVPVTAVQDVPVLSAPQNQQCTENSTQVKGDEPLSHILDNIPVLSGNGASNS from the coding sequence GTGATCAAGAAGGTTATGGCTGCCGCGGCAGTCGCCGCTTCCGTCGTCGGAGCCTCTGCTGCCGCCGCGCCCCAGGCGCTGGCGATCGGCAACGACGGCGGCGTCACCACCGAGAACGGTAGCGGCGCCGCACAGATCTACGGCAACCAGTACACGTACGGCTCGATGAGCCCGCAGATGGCGCTCATCCAGGGCTCGCTGAACAAGCCCTGCATCGGCCTGCCGGCCAAGGGCAACGTGGGCTCGGTCGTCGGCCTGGTGCCGGTCACCGCCGTCCAGGACGTGCCGGTCCTCTCGGCCCCGCAGAACCAGCAGTGCACCGAGAACTCCACCCAGGTCAAGGGCGACGAGCCGCTCTCGCACATCCTGGACAACATCCCGGTCCTGTCGGGCAACGGCGCCAGCAACAGCTGA